The window CAAGCTGCCCGGCAGGGAGATCCTGGATTCTTTGACGACGCTGATCCTGGCCCTGCCCGGGACAGGGATCGGGATCGCTTACATGCGGGCCTTCCGGGATCCCCTGCCTTTCATGGGCATTCCCCTCATCGGTTTGTGGTTTGTCATCCCTATTGTCTTAGGGGTGAGGCGGCTGCCCTACACCGTGCGGGGAACCTTTGCCTCCCTGCTCATTGTCCATCGTTCCTTCGAAGAAGCTGCCGAAAGCGTCGGGGCGACCAAGGTGCGTACCTTTAAGGATGTGACTTTGCCTCTCATCTGGAAAGGCGTGCTCACGGGCTCCCTCTATTCCTTTATCCTCGCCCTCCAGGAGGCCTCCGCTACCCTCCTTTTAGTCGTCCCCGGACACGAGATGATGACCGTGGGCATCTTTAATTTTTATATCGGCGGGTCGGTTAATGAAGCAGCAGCCTTGGGATTGATTCTGATCATTCTCGGTGCGGTCTGTCTTTTTATCATCAACCGGCTGGCAGGTTCTCGAATGGGGGGAGTTTTCGGCTGATGTTCGAGGGATTCATCTTCGATCTTGATGGAACGGTTTATCTGGGGGATCACCTCATCCCCGGTGCCGACCGGGTCATCCGACTCATCCGGGAAAAAGGCCGGAAGGTCCTTTTTCTCTCCAATAAACCCATCGAGACCCGCCAGGCCTATGCCGCCAAACTGACCCGTCTCGGACTCCCGGCCGCGCCGGAAGAGGTCATCAATTCGACCTTTGTTCTGATTCGTTATCTGGCCAAGGCGGCTCCGGGTGCCAGGGTCTTCGTCATAGGGGAGTCTCCTTTTCTCAAGGAATTGGCCGAGGCCGGTTTCCCGCTGACCGACAACCCGGAAGAGATTGACTATGTCATCGCCGCTTTTGACCGGACCTTCGATTACCGGAAGCTGACGATCGCTTTCCGGGCCATCCGGCGGGGGGCCCATTTCATCGCCACCAACCCGGACCGGACCTGTCCCTTTCCCGAGGGCGAGCTGCCGGATTGCGCTGCGGTGATTGCCGCCTTGGAGGCGGTGACGGAGAAACAGGTGGAGGTCATTGTAGGCAAGCCTTCTCCGATTACCGGGCAGGTGGTCCTGGAAATGATGGGATTGGAACCGGAGAAGT is drawn from Deltaproteobacteria bacterium and contains these coding sequences:
- a CDS encoding HAD-IIA family hydrolase, coding for MFEGFIFDLDGTVYLGDHLIPGADRVIRLIREKGRKVLFLSNKPIETRQAYAAKLTRLGLPAAPEEVINSTFVLIRYLAKAAPGARVFVIGESPFLKELAEAGFPLTDNPEEIDYVIAAFDRTFDYRKLTIAFRAIRRGAHFIATNPDRTCPFPEGELPDCAAVIAALEAVTEKQVEVIVGKPSPITGQVVLEMMGLEPEKCLLVGDRLETDIRMGLDSGMKTALVLTGVTSAKVLETSPIRPHYLFSSIADVESLLR